In Altererythrobacter aquiaggeris, the genomic stretch CCAGCCCCTTCATCTGCTCGACCAGTTCTGTTGCGGTCGATTCAAGCAGCTCGGGGTCGGAACCCGCGAGCATCACGGTCATATCGCGGCCGCTGCCGAAACCGCCCGATTGCGAGCGGAAACGGACACGGGCATCGGGAATGTCGGCGAATTTTGGTGCAAGATCCCGCTCGAACTCGACCGACGTTTTTTTCCGGTCGGGTTTCAGCGTGATGTAAATGGTGGCGTCGCCTTCGTTCACCCGTTCCAGAGCTATTTCGACTTCCGGTTGTTCGTACAGCATTGCTGCAACGCGGTCGGCCACACGTTCGGTTGTTTCCAGCGTCGTTCCGGGCACCATTTCGATGGTCACCTGGCTGTTATCTTCATTGGTGGTGGGCTGGAATTGCGCGGGTACATTCATGAACAGCAATACGGTCAGCAGAAATGCGAGAAAGCCGACCCCCAGCATCCAGACCCGGTGATCGTGGAACCTTGCCTCCAGATATCGCCACGACTGCGCCAACCGCGTACCCATGAGGCCGAAGATAAATCCGCACAATTTCAGAATAAGAACAATTGCGATGAGGCTGATTGCCGTCGCGGCAGCCAGGAATATCAGCTGTACGAAGCGGTCCGCCAATGTCCCCATTGTCGATGTCGGATCAAGCGCCAGTGCGGTGACCAGACCTTGCGGCAGCCCGGTGGCCATCATGAGATCGAACGCAGTAAACAGCGCCATCCCGGAAGCGGCCAGCAGAACGATCAACAGCGCGGCAGCACTGACGACATAGAGCCAGCGGCGCCGTGGCCCGTCGATATCTTGTCTCAACGCGAGCATTTTCCGGCGGTCCAGCGTCCAGCCGAGCAACCGCATATACCGGTCCATCCATTTGCCGCCGCCATGTTCCGCGTGACCATGCGATTTCAGGAAATAAGCTGCCAGCATCGGCGTAATCATTCGCGCCACGGCCAGGCTCATCAAAACGGCGACAACGACCGTTATGCCGAAGTTTTTGAAGAACTGGCCCGAAATACCGGGCATCAACCCGACGGGGAGAAACACCGCGACGATACAGAAAGATGTCGCGACCACGGCCAGACCGATTTCGTCCGCAGCATCGATAGACGCCTGATAGGCACTTTTGCCCATCCGCATATGGCGCACGATATTTTCAATTTCGACGATGGCGTCATCGACAAGAACGCCGGCCACCAAACCCAGCGCGAGCAAGGACAATTGGTTAAGGTTGAAGCCCAGCAAATCCATGAACCAGAAAGTCGGAATTGCAGACAGCGGGATGGCGACCGCTGAAATGATCGTCGCGCGCCAGTCCCGCAGGAAGAAAAACACGACGATCACGGCCAGAATCGCGCCTTCGATCATTGCCGCGATCGAGCTTTCATATTGGCTTTTGGTATATTTGACCGTGTTGAACAGCGGAATGAATTTGACGCCGGGGTTGTCGGCTTCGATCTTGGCGATCTTCTCCAGAGCGGCGTCGAATGCCGTAACATCCGACGCACCTTTTGCGCGCGACATGAAGAAGTTGACCACCTCCTTGTCGCGGACCTTGCTGATCGATGTTCGTTCGGTGAAACCATCGCGAACGCTGGCAACGTCGGTCAGCTTTATCGTGCGCCCGCCGCCGAGCTGGAGTTGCTTTTGCGACAGTTCGAATGCTGTGTCGGTGGTCCCCAGCACGCGAACCGACTGGCGCGTTCCGCCCACTTCCGCCATGCCGCCCGCCGCATCGACATTATCGATCCGCAGGATTTGATTGATTTGACTGGCAGTAACACCCAGCGAACGCATCTTCGCAGGGTCCAGCGTCACTTCGATTTCGCGGTCCACTCCGCCGAAACGGCCCACGTCGGCCATTCCGTCAACCGTCAGCAACTGCTTCGCAACAGTGTCATCGATGAACCAGCTAAGCTGTTCGATTGTCATATCGTCGGCTTCGACGGCGTAGATGCCCAGGAAACCGCCCGAAATTTCTATTTTGCTAATCCGCGGCTCCAGAATGCCGTCAGGCAGACTTCCGCGAATCGAATCAACTGCATTCTTCACTTCGGCTACGGCATCATTTGGATCGATGCCGATCTGGAATTCGACTGTTGTGTTCGAGCTACCCTCGCGCGCGGTAGATGTGACCGTCTTGACGCCGTTTACGTTAACGACTGCAGATTCGACGATCTGCGTTATCTGGTTTTCGATTTCGGTCGGAGCCGCGCCCGGCTGCGAAATAGTGACATTCACTGCCGGGAATTCGATATCCGGCTGATTGACCACATCCATCCGTATGAAACTGATGATCCCGGCGAGGAACAGCGCGGTAAACAGCACCAGCGGTATCACCGGGTTGCGAATCGACCATGCGGAAATGTTGTTGAAATTCATCGCGGTCAGTCTTTCGCCAGAACAGGCTTGACCGTTTCGCCGGGATTGAGGAATCCGCCCGCACGCAGGACGATCTTTTCGTTACCCGTCAGGCCGCTGCGAATGGTGACACCCTTGGCCGTGACACTGCCGAGTTCGATCCGCCGCCGCTCCACCTTGTTGTCTTTCCCGACGATATACACATAACTGCCTTCTTCATCGGATTGCAGCGCACTTTCCGGCAATTGCGGCGCGACAACCGTACCGCTTTTGATGACAGCCGATGCAAACCCGCCGGGGCGCAATTCAGGTGCGTAAGGTAGCGAAATACGGGCAGTGCCCTGGCGGTTCTGCTGATCGATTATCGGCGCAATTTGCCAAACCTGGCCGGAGAAAACCTTGTCCGCGCCAACCGGTGTGACGTCGGCCTGGACGCCGGTCGAAATTCTGGCCAGATCGGTTTCACCCAGATTGGCCAGCAATTCCATCTCGCCGCCCTTGGCAATCACGAAAAGCGGGGGCGAACCGCCGCTCACAACCTGGCCGGGTTCGACATCGCGCGACAGCACAAGTCCGCCGGCCGGAGCATAAACGTTGAGCCGCGCATTGCGCGCGCGCAATTCGCCCAATTGGGCCTGCGCCACCTTGACGCGGGAAGCCGCCGCGTCGCGTGTTGCGGTCAGGCGGTCGATATCGGCCTGCGAGATAAATCCGCGCTCGACCAGCTTGAGTGCGCGGTCCAGATTGGCCTGTGCAAGGCGGGCATCGGACCGCGCGACTTCGATTTGCGCCGACTGGCTGGCTGCCTGCTGGTTCTGCACGGACCGATCGATCGACACCAGCAACTGACCCTGCCGCACGAACTGCCCGGCATCCACCGCGACCGACACCACGCGGCCGCCTTCGCCGACAACGCCAACGGGCACTTCGCGCCGCGCGGCGAGCGAGCCGGTGGCGACAATTTCGCCCGCAATCGTTACCTTACCGGGCGTGATCACCGTTATGCTGGGTGCCTGATCCGTATTATCCGCCGCCGGAGTTGCGTTGGTGCTGCCCTGCATGATGTACCATGCGGCAATGGCTGCACCCAGGATCAGCAGACCAGTAATCAGGATGATCCATTTACGGCGCGGCCGCCGTTCGTCACCCGCGTCCAGATCAAACCGGGCGTCTGAAATGTCGGGGTGGCCGTCATCCATGGTTATGCCAGTTTCGTAATTCATATCGGTCCGCGCTGTGTTACATAGCTATAGCACCAAGGGCAAGCCGGTTACCGTAACCCCCTCAACTATACGTGCGGCGGCCTTAGACCACCATTCACGACCGGACAATCGCGAGTTCTACGAACGACAAATGCCATCGGGCGAGCGCCTCGGCCCCGTTTCTCGAACGGAGCGCACCAAACCAAAGGGCGGGGGAAGTCCTGCTTCCCCCGCCCTTAAGGCTATTCAATGATGAACGGGTGCAGATTACCGCACGCGACCACGCTGAACGAGATTTACGATGGCCAGCAGAATGATCGCACCGATAACGGCAATAATCAGGCCGGTAATCGAGAATTCCTGGATCGAGCCGGCCCAGCCGAACTGTTGCGCGACCACATTGCCGATTACGGAACCGACGATACCAACGATAATGTTCCAGAAAATGCCCATCGAAGCATCCCGGTTCATAACCAGACTAGCAAGCCAGCCAGCCACACCGCCGACGATAATTGCAATAATCCAACCCATAATTTCCTCCTGTTTAGTCTGCACGGAAACGTACTTTTCATGACCGCCCATGACCGCCGGTCCCGGCGGTTTCCCATACAGAACGGCCCACCGGAACATTACGTTCCCGATGGGCCGCCACATTTATCAGAAATTTTGTTTTTAGTAAGGCAATTAACCGGCGATGTGCCGGATTTTTTTGAAAGGCGTCCGCCTCAATACTTCAGTTGCCGCTCGTAAAGATCGCGGTAATGCTGGATCCGCGTGACACGCAATCCCTGCATTCCCGACCGGTCGACCGCGCGCTGCCACGAGGCAAATTCTTCCAGAGTCAGTGTGTAACGCTCGAGCACTTCGTCGATTGTCAGCAGGCCGCCATTTACCGCCGCCACAACTTCGGCCTTGCGGCGCACAACCCAGCGGGTTGTCGAAGGCGCAGGCAGATCGTCGATAGTGAGCGGTTCACCAAGCGGGCCGATCACTTGTGCAGGCCTGATTTTCTGGTTTTCAATCATACTGTTCCTCGGTCGCCGATCAGCGAATCATCTGCATTGCCGATCTCTATGCCCCGGGCGTCTTTTCGAGGCCCTAAACCATCAGGGTTAATGGCGATTAAGTCTTCGCGGTCCGGTGCCGCGCCATCGACAATCTGCTCGGCGGTCATGGAATCGAAGCTGGCAGTGACCGGGTGCAGAAATGTTCCTGCAAGCGCCTCGCGAAGTTCCTTTGCTGCGGCCAGCCGGGCGGTTATCTCCGCCCATGTCAGCGGCCGCAAATCGGGAGTGCCATCGACAAGCGCGCCGCCTGCGATCAATCCGCGCTGTGCGGCAGTTTCGATGATTCGACTTTCAAACATGCAAGCCTGTTAGACCCGCTAACCTCAAGAACCGGTAAAAGCCGCGTTCACAAATTCGAAGGTATAGTTACCCGATCTTTGAGGTTTGCTGCGGGCCGTGTATGGGCGCACTCGCAATGACTGACACAACCGTCCTCGATTCTGCCCTGGATGCCGCACGCCTGTTCGATCTGGACAAGCCGGCGAGCGAAAGCCGCATCGTGGTTGCGATGTCGGGCGGGGTCGATTCGTCGGTCGTCGCCGCACTTGCCCATGCGAGCGGGGCCGAAGTCATCGGCATCACGCTGCAGCTGTATGATTACGGCGCC encodes the following:
- a CDS encoding efflux RND transporter permease subunit, with the translated sequence MNFNNISAWSIRNPVIPLVLFTALFLAGIISFIRMDVVNQPDIEFPAVNVTISQPGAAPTEIENQITQIVESAVVNVNGVKTVTSTAREGSSNTTVEFQIGIDPNDAVAEVKNAVDSIRGSLPDGILEPRISKIEISGGFLGIYAVEADDMTIEQLSWFIDDTVAKQLLTVDGMADVGRFGGVDREIEVTLDPAKMRSLGVTASQINQILRIDNVDAAGGMAEVGGTRQSVRVLGTTDTAFELSQKQLQLGGGRTIKLTDVASVRDGFTERTSISKVRDKEVVNFFMSRAKGASDVTAFDAALEKIAKIEADNPGVKFIPLFNTVKYTKSQYESSIAAMIEGAILAVIVVFFFLRDWRATIISAVAIPLSAIPTFWFMDLLGFNLNQLSLLALGLVAGVLVDDAIVEIENIVRHMRMGKSAYQASIDAADEIGLAVVATSFCIVAVFLPVGLMPGISGQFFKNFGITVVVAVLMSLAVARMITPMLAAYFLKSHGHAEHGGGKWMDRYMRLLGWTLDRRKMLALRQDIDGPRRRWLYVVSAAALLIVLLAASGMALFTAFDLMMATGLPQGLVTALALDPTSTMGTLADRFVQLIFLAAATAISLIAIVLILKLCGFIFGLMGTRLAQSWRYLEARFHDHRVWMLGVGFLAFLLTVLLFMNVPAQFQPTTNEDNSQVTIEMVPGTTLETTERVADRVAAMLYEQPEVEIALERVNEGDATIYITLKPDRKKTSVEFERDLAPKFADIPDARVRFRSQSGGFGSGRDMTVMLAGSDPELLESTATELVEQMKGLDTLVAPRVSADLNRPEIIIEPRADLAAELGVTTIALSQTIRIATMGEIEQNAAKFSLSDRQIPIRVKLPKASRRDLTTIAQLPVATASGGSVPLERVAKISFGSGPTSIQRYNQNRRVLVGADLSSGVIKGTAQEQIDALPILQNLPQGVIRDVVGEDEWQQELISNLIIAIVAGVLLVFAVLVLLYKRLMSPLVNMASLALAPLGGIFLVWIVGQSQSMPVYIGILLLLGIVSKNSILLIDFAIEEMKVGTDKLTAILEAGHKRAQPIVMTTVAMTAGMVPTAISLSGDAAWRAPMGTVVIGGLIVSTVLTLLIVPAGFSLADGLENRIGPWMRNKFLTFRPGDDAADKAGRADASGAGAVPAE
- a CDS encoding efflux RND transporter periplasmic adaptor subunit, coding for MNYETGITMDDGHPDISDARFDLDAGDERRPRRKWIILITGLLILGAAIAAWYIMQGSTNATPAADNTDQAPSITVITPGKVTIAGEIVATGSLAARREVPVGVVGEGGRVVSVAVDAGQFVRQGQLLVSIDRSVQNQQAASQSAQIEVARSDARLAQANLDRALKLVERGFISQADIDRLTATRDAAASRVKVAQAQLGELRARNARLNVYAPAGGLVLSRDVEPGQVVSGGSPPLFVIAKGGEMELLANLGETDLARISTGVQADVTPVGADKVFSGQVWQIAPIIDQQNRQGTARISLPYAPELRPGGFASAVIKSGTVVAPQLPESALQSDEEGSYVYIVGKDNKVERRRIELGSVTAKGVTIRSGLTGNEKIVLRAGGFLNPGETVKPVLAKD
- a CDS encoding GlsB/YeaQ/YmgE family stress response membrane protein — protein: MGWIIAIIVGGVAGWLASLVMNRDASMGIFWNIIVGIVGSVIGNVVAQQFGWAGSIQEFSITGLIIAVIGAIILLAIVNLVQRGRVR
- a CDS encoding DUF1153 domain-containing protein, with product MIENQKIRPAQVIGPLGEPLTIDDLPAPSTTRWVVRRKAEVVAAVNGGLLTIDEVLERYTLTLEEFASWQRAVDRSGMQGLRVTRIQHYRDLYERQLKY